The DNA window AGATTCAGTAGTATATTTAAACCCTAATTCTGACAATATCTTTGCTGCCTCCTCCAATTTCATATTTATCACATCTGGAACCACTACAGTGTATTCAAACTGTTCTTTTTCTTCTTCAGTATACTCCGGTTTCACCTCTAGATATGATAATGTCTCCTCAATCACTTTACCAGCTATCGGAGCAGCAACGCTTCCTCCGTAGTAGATACCTTCAGGCTCGTCTACAATAGCTAAAACTACTATCTTTGGATCTGTAACTGGTGCAACTGCTACAAAAGAACCTATGTATTTTCCTTGAGCATACCTACCATCAATAATCTTCTGTGCAGTACCAGTTTTTCCACCAACTTTATAACCTGGAACATAAGCATTTGATCCAGTTCCTTCTGTCACTACACTTCCCATCATTGCCAGCATAGTTTCCGAGGTGGTTTTGGATATTACTCGTCTAATCACCTCAGGTTTATTTTCAATTACCACATTTCCATCATTATCGATCAATTGGGATACAAGTCTTGGTTTCATAAGGTTTCCACCATTTACGATGGCAGAAACCGCATTGATTAATTGAATGGGAGTAACCGCTATTCCATGGCCATAAGACAACGTAGCTAGATTGATCTCCCTTATTACATCCGTACTAATAGGAATTATGCCACTTTGCTCTCCCGGTAAATCTATTCCAGTCTTTTCACCAAATCCAAAGGCTTTGATATATTTATAAAATTTATCTTTGCCTAATCTTCTAGCTAAATCGACAAAAACTACGTTACAGGAGTTATTCATACCTTCTTTTAAGGTTTGAGCACCATGCGGATTATACCATCGAGCACATTTTAATATTCCACCTGGAATATCCCTTATAAACCCGTTACAATAAAAATTGCTATTTATTTGGGCTACATTTTCTTCAATGGCAGCGGCTGCTGTAATTAGTTTAAAAGTAGAACCAGGCTCATAAGAATCATTAATTGCAAAATTACGCCACATATCATACCATCTACTCATCAATTCATCTTGAGGTAAATCCTTCCATTGCTTCTTTAATTCTTCATCTAAGGGCTCTCTAGGATTATTAGGGTTATACTGTGGCAAAGTAGCCATTGCTAAAATATCCCCTGTATTAGGCTCCATGACAATAATGGAAACATTTTTGGCTTTAGTGGTCATTAAAGACTCTTGTGCTGCCTTTTCTGCAAAATGTTGAATAGTCTCATCAATGGTTAAAACCACATTTAGTCCATCCTCAGCATCATAAACCTTTTCTCCACCATAGGGCATTTGCCTTCCTCTAGCATCTTCTATTTTTACCCATCTGCCAGGAGTACCTGTAAGATATTTGTCATACATCCGTTCAATGCCATATAGGCCATAATTATCTATATCGGTAAATCCAAGAATATAGCTTGCAAAATCTTCATAAGGATAATACCTTTTATTATCATCTACAATCTCAATACCTTGCAATTTTAAATTTCTTAATTCCTTTGCCTCTTCATTACTTATCCATTGCTTTATCTTTTCTACACTCGTTTTCTTAGTGATTTTCTCATAAACTAATTCCTCATCCATATTTAATACTTCAGCAACTAATTTCACAGTAGTGTCGGGGTCTTTTATATCAGCAGGACTAGCCCAAACGGTATAAGAACTGACAGAAATAGCAAGTTTTTTCCCATTCCTATCGAATATAGTGCCTCTCTTGGATTTAATTTCTATTCCCTTTGTCCATTGTTCTAAAGCGCCTTTTTTCAATTCTTCTCCTCTTGCAATTTGTATGTATCCTAATCTAATGATTAAAGCAAAAGCAGCAATTGAAATCACTATTAGTACAAATATTAGTCTCTTTTTATTAGTGTTAGTAGGCACTGCCAAATTGAACCCTCCTAGAATATATTTAACACCAAGTTTACTATGTTTTTAAATTCTCCTATTAAAGAAAGCTTACCTTTATCTTCTTTTTCATCCATAAAATCCTCATTTTCAAAATCCACATAAACTATTTGGTCCTGAGTTGGATAATCCATACCTAACAAAAATATAGCATTTTCTTCAATTCTAGAAGAGCTTTTTATTCCTTCCAATTCTGCCATTAAAATTTCCTTTTCCTGTTCCAATTGTATTTTATATCTCTCCAACTCTGTAATTTCATTTCTTATCTTAGTAATATTAGCATATCTATAAAGTATAAATAAAGCCAGGATCAAATAAAACATTGCTATGCTAATAATTACCAACTTATTTCTAGCATGGTTTTTTTTGGTAACTTTAGCTTTCCTCTTCCTCTTACTATTAGGCTGTCTATAAAAATCAATTTCTTCTGGATAATAAGCATAATCTTTCTTAGCTACTAACAATTTATTCTGACCCCCTTTACTTTAGAACTAAACCCGTTCAGCTATTCGCAATTTTGAACTTCTAGATCTTGGATTTCTTTTTATTTCATCCAGTTTTGGAACGATTGGCTTCCTAGTTATTATCTTTATTTCCTTTTTCTTATTACAAGTACATATGGGCATTCCTGGCGGACAGATACAGTCTCTACTTAATTCTTTAAATTCCTCCTTTACAATTCTATCCTCTAAAGAATGGAAAGTTATAATACATAGTCTTCCGCCTTTGTTAAGCAATCTACACATATCAGTTACACTTTGTCTTAAAACATCTAACTCCTGATTTACTTCTATTCTGATTGCTTGAAAAGTCTTTTTGGCAGGATGATGCCCTTTCATTCTTGCTTTTTTAGGTATAGCTTTTTTAATAATATCTACTAGCTCTAAAGTGGTATCTATAGACTTTAACTTTCTTTCCATAACTATGAACTCTGCTATTCGTTTGGCCCAACGTTCTTCTCCGTAGTCCCATATTATTCTTTCTAAATCATTCTGAGAATATTTGTTAACTACATCCCAAGCAGTGAAATCTTTACTAATATCCATTCTCATATCAAGAGGTGCATCTTTGTTATAAGAAAACCCCCTTTCCTCCCGGTCTAACTGATAAGAAGAAACACCTATATCTAATAAAATACCATCTACTCTTTCTATTCCTAAATCGAGAAGTATACTTCTAATGTTCACATAGTTATCGTGAACTAAAATGGTTTTATCATCATAATCCTTTAACACTTCCCTTGCCTTGTTAATAGCATATATGTCCTGATCAATTCCTATAATTTTCCCTGTAGTCAATCTTTTGACTATTTCTAAAGAGTGCCCAGCCCCTCCTATTGTTCCATCTACATAAATCCCATCTTCCTTTATTTTCAAGCCTTCTATTACTTCTCCCAATAAAACAGGTACATGCTTAAATTCCAAAACTTTCACTCCTCATTATTAAATCCCTAAATCTGCCATTTTCTCAGCTATACTATCATAACTTAAACTATCATCTTCGTTATATAAAATCCATTCTTCTTTACTCCATATCTCGATTCTTGCAGCAACACCTATTATAATGGCTTCCTTATCCAGTCGTGCATGTTCTCTGAGATTACTGGGTATAAGTACTCTTCCTTGTTTATCCAGTATACATTCGGTAGCTCCTGCAAAGAAAAATCTAACGAAAGCTCTCGCATCTCTATTGGTAAGGGGTAAGGACCTTAATTTACTTTCAAGTATCTGCCATTCTTCCATTGGGTAGACAAAAAGACAATTATCAAGACCCTTGGTCATAATGAAATTAGGACCAAGGCCTTCTCTAAACTTAGAAGGCATTATTAGTCTGCCTTTATTATCAATAGTATGTTGATATTCTCCAATGAACATACCATTCACCCTTTGCTACCCTTTTATATCCTTATACCCCACTTCACACCACTTTCCACCACTTACTTATTAATTCTATACCATTTTATTAATTCCTGCCACAATTTTAATTTTTTTTTCAAATATTTATAGTTCTTAAGTACTATTTTTTAACCAAAAAAGACTAATTTCGTCATAATTCGATAGTCGTTCTGGGTAAATTAACATAAAAAAATAGAGGTTTCCCTCTATTTTTGCAAGTTATTGCTTTGTCTTCTCTTTTTGAAATAATAAATGGAAACAATTATTGCTAATATACTAATCAATTGTGCCACTCTAATAGATCCTAGCATTAAACTGTCAATTCTTAAACCTTCCACAAAAAATCTGATAACAGAATATAAGGCTAAATATAATAAGAAAACCTCTCCTGAAACTTTAGGT is part of the Tepidimicrobium xylanilyticum genome and encodes:
- the rsmH gene encoding 16S rRNA (cytosine(1402)-N(4))-methyltransferase RsmH, with translation MEFKHVPVLLGEVIEGLKIKEDGIYVDGTIGGAGHSLEIVKRLTTGKIIGIDQDIYAINKAREVLKDYDDKTILVHDNYVNIRSILLDLGIERVDGILLDIGVSSYQLDREERGFSYNKDAPLDMRMDISKDFTAWDVVNKYSQNDLERIIWDYGEERWAKRIAEFIVMERKLKSIDTTLELVDIIKKAIPKKARMKGHHPAKKTFQAIRIEVNQELDVLRQSVTDMCRLLNKGGRLCIITFHSLEDRIVKEEFKELSRDCICPPGMPICTCNKKKEIKIITRKPIVPKLDEIKRNPRSRSSKLRIAERV
- a CDS encoding FtsB/FtsL family cell division protein, which encodes MLVAKKDYAYYPEEIDFYRQPNSKRKRKAKVTKKNHARNKLVIISIAMFYLILALFILYRYANITKIRNEITELERYKIQLEQEKEILMAELEGIKSSSRIEENAIFLLGMDYPTQDQIVYVDFENEDFMDEKEDKGKLSLIGEFKNIVNLVLNIF
- a CDS encoding penicillin-binding transpeptidase domain-containing protein → MPTNTNKKRLIFVLIVISIAAFALIIRLGYIQIARGEELKKGALEQWTKGIEIKSKRGTIFDRNGKKLAISVSSYTVWASPADIKDPDTTVKLVAEVLNMDEELVYEKITKKTSVEKIKQWISNEEAKELRNLKLQGIEIVDDNKRYYPYEDFASYILGFTDIDNYGLYGIERMYDKYLTGTPGRWVKIEDARGRQMPYGGEKVYDAEDGLNVVLTIDETIQHFAEKAAQESLMTTKAKNVSIIVMEPNTGDILAMATLPQYNPNNPREPLDEELKKQWKDLPQDELMSRWYDMWRNFAINDSYEPGSTFKLITAAAAIEENVAQINSNFYCNGFIRDIPGGILKCARWYNPHGAQTLKEGMNNSCNVVFVDLARRLGKDKFYKYIKAFGFGEKTGIDLPGEQSGIIPISTDVIREINLATLSYGHGIAVTPIQLINAVSAIVNGGNLMKPRLVSQLIDNDGNVVIENKPEVIRRVISKTTSETMLAMMGSVVTEGTGSNAYVPGYKVGGKTGTAQKIIDGRYAQGKYIGSFVAVAPVTDPKIVVLAIVDEPEGIYYGGSVAAPIAGKVIEETLSYLEVKPEYTEEEKEQFEYTVVVPDVINMKLEEAAKILSELGFKYTTESFNIIENSMVIDQFPKPGTEVTKGSIIDLYLMEEEKNDNRINMPDLIGKSREEIINILNQLGLKYELKGDGKAIKQDPSPGTDIDINYNIKVEFSSVKE
- the mraZ gene encoding division/cell wall cluster transcriptional repressor MraZ, with amino-acid sequence MFIGEYQHTIDNKGRLIMPSKFREGLGPNFIMTKGLDNCLFVYPMEEWQILESKLRSLPLTNRDARAFVRFFFAGATECILDKQGRVLIPSNLREHARLDKEAIIIGVAARIEIWSKEEWILYNEDDSLSYDSIAEKMADLGI